In Dermacentor variabilis isolate Ectoservices chromosome 11, ASM5094787v1, whole genome shotgun sequence, one genomic interval encodes:
- the LOC142563658 gene encoding WD repeat-containing protein 25-like has protein sequence MCESESSSDDGDSSDFLGLKDSDWDSKLQEATDKAYEFIKADLALRESATKLLANDFGPAIESRPQPASEKRLHNSRYPNLKRTSASSAFLAEVKHAKLETKQDDFLPAKHSVLPACALDTSIVLSDEEWSNAAEYSARTVTSSFRRIKAHNKALVATSWAPEPFGKLLLTASHDGHVKLWQSTTGKCVYDLPSEDGIRSARFTLCGRRFVRCGWDRQSIVVDPTSNAVLFSCRPSQGLPTCVRLDPSNESTFFVGSRDVAEQWDMRRSPAGMPVRTFSVRCGEVLDLLPLRGGIELACSGDLVTRDSCEAALSVWDVGSGARLSGQLYQERYTIPCLESLSPNTILAQTNGDYIAMFHAERPYRLNKRKRFEGHKVSGHPVRCTASPDGALICSGDAEGVPHIYSARHVTAVGVVSLMGDNTPATHPDWHPSRPGLLSIGCADGYVHLCR, from the coding sequence ATGTGCGAATCTGAGTCGAGTAGTGATGACGGCGATTCAAGCGATTTTTTGGGCTTAAAAGACTCAGACTGGGACTCGAAACTGCAGGAAGCGACAGACAAAGCATACGAGTTTATTAAAGCCGACCTAGCTTTACGTGAATCGGCGACGAAGCTCCTAGCCAACGACTTCGGCCCAGCGATCGAGTCCCGACCTCAACCGGCGAGTGAGAAACGGCTGCACAATTCCCGATATCCTAACCTAAAGCGAACCTCAGCAAGTAGCGCGTTCTTGGCAGAAGTCAAGCATGCAAAGCTAGAAACCAAGCAAGATGATTTCTTACCTGCCAAACATTCTGTTTTACCGGCGTGCGCCCTGGATACATCCATCGTACTCTCTGACGAAGAGTGGAGTAACGCTGCTGAGTATAGCGCACGGACAGTGACAAGCTCTTTCCGACGCATCAAAGCGCACAACAAAGCGCTTGTGGCCACTTCTTGGGCTCCGGAGCCTTTCGGCAAGCTTCTGCTTACTGCGTCTCACGACGGCCATGTCAAGTTGTGGCAGTCCACGACCGGAAAGTGCGTTTACGACCTTCCTAGTGAGGACGGCATCAGGAGCGCCCGCTTCACGTTGTGTGGTAGGCGGTTCGTGCGGTGCGGGTGGGACCGGCAATCGATCGTCGTAGACCCGACCTCGAACGCCGTGCTGTTTTCGTGTAGGCCTTCCCAGGGCCTTCCTACGTGCGTGCGCCTGGACCCGTCAAACGAGTCGACTTTCTTTGTGGGGAGTAGGGATGTCGCAGAGCAGTGGGACATGCGCCGAAGTCCGGCAGGAATGCCCGTGCGGACGTTTTCCGTCCGCTGCGGAGAAGTGCTAGACCTGCTGCCCCTTCGTGGCGGAATAGAACTGGCCTGCAGCGGCGACCTCGTCACGCGAGATTCGTGCGAAGCCGCACTCTCTGTGTGGGACGTGGGTTCCGGCGCGCGACTGTCGGGTCAGCTGTATCAGGAGCGATACACTATTCCTTGCCTCGAGAGTCTGTCCCCGAACACCATATTGGCGCAGACCAACGGGGACTACATTGCCATGTTCCATGCCGAGCGACCCTATCGGCTCAACAAGCGGAAGCGTTTTGAAGGGCACAAAGTGTCTGGTCATCCGGTGAGGTGCACCGCGTCACCAGACGGTGCGCTTATCTGCAGCGGCGATGCAGAGGGTGTCCCGCACATCTACTCGGCTCGGCACGTGACCGCGGTGGGTGTCGTCTCGCTGATGGGGGATAACACGCCCGCTACGCATCCCGACTGGCATCCTAGTCGTCCCGGCTTGTTGTCGATCGGTTGCGCGGACGGGTACGTGCACTTGTGTCGCTAA